DNA sequence from the Candidatus Sulfuricurvum sp. RIFRC-1 genome:
ATGTTAGAACTAGAAACTGTAGCCCCCGATTTTTGTTTAAGTAACCAAGACGATGTAGAAATTTGCTCACGCGATTTACGCGGGAAATGGATTGTCCTCTATTTTTACCCGAAAGACTCAACTCCGGGTTGTACTACCGAAGCATGTGAATTTAGTGCTGCACAGGATACGTATGATGATATGGGGGCGATTATCCTCGGGGTGAGTGCGGACAGCACGAAATCTCATCGTAATTTTATCGAGAAACAAAGCCTCGATATTACCCTCCTTAGCGATCCGACCACGCAGATGATGCAAGATTACGGTGTATGGGCAATGAAAAAGAACTACGGCAAAGAGTACATGGGGATTGTCCGATCAACGTACATCATTGATCCAAAAGGGATAATCAAAGCAGCATGGACAAATGTCAAAGTAAAAGATCATGTGGCACAAGTTAAAGAGGAATTGGCGAAACTGGTAGGATAACTTCTGTCATTGCGGACTTGATCCGCAATCTTAGATCCTGAATCAAGTTCAGGATGACGAGAGATTTAGAATTTGTAGCGAATATAAGCTCGAATATCTTGAGCTTTATCGACAACCATAGAGCCGGCACCTGCTCCAATGGCTTCACTCATACTCATCGGAGTTCCTGTTGTACTTCCGAAGAAAC
Encoded proteins:
- a CDS encoding peroxiredoxin, whose amino-acid sequence is MLELETVAPDFCLSNQDDVEICSRDLRGKWIVLYFYPKDSTPGCTTEACEFSAAQDTYDDMGAIILGVSADSTKSHRNFIEKQSLDITLLSDPTTQMMQDYGVWAMKKNYGKEYMGIVRSTYIIDPKGIIKAAWTNVKVKDHVAQVKEELAKLVG